One Coffea arabica cultivar ET-39 chromosome 5c, Coffea Arabica ET-39 HiFi, whole genome shotgun sequence DNA window includes the following coding sequences:
- the LOC140007322 gene encoding uncharacterized protein, whose amino-acid sequence MADNTGRETNTSTFDASASGTIVKQPKGKITPMVSTNHNEKPEKFHGSNFKTWQQKMLFYLTTLNLSRFLSEDAPKLPEGLTDAQAVSAIDAWKHSDFLCRNYVMNYLHDSLYNVYQIHKTAKALWESLDLKYKTEDAGAKKFVVEKFLDYKMVDSKTVISQVQEIQIILHEILAEGMILSETFQVATVIEKLPQGWKDFKKYLKHKRKEMSMEDLIVRLRIEENNRGSDCKATTSIDAKANIVEYKQGQNSKGKKPTRNLGAKGKISKQKFQGKYFNCDKKGHKSTECKLPKQKKHEANLLDRIEGDMENMNLTAMVSEVYIIGSNPKEW is encoded by the coding sequence ATGGCTGACAATACAGGAAGAGAAACCAACACATCTACTTTTGATGCCTCTGCCTCTGGCACAATTGTGAAACAACCTAAAGGAAAGATTACTCCTATGGTTTCTACCAACCATAATGAGAAACCTGAGAAGTTCCATGGCTCGAACTTCAAGACATGGCAACAAAAGATGTTGTTCTATTTGACAACATTGAATCTCTCGAGATTCTTAAGTGAGGATGCTCCAAAACTGCCTGAAGGCTTAACTGATGCACAAGCTGTCAGTGCTATTGATGCTTGGAAGCACTCCGATTTCCTTTGTCGAAATTATGTCATGAATTACTTGCATGACTCGCTGTATAACGTGTATCAAATACACAAGacggcgaaggcattatgggaATCCTTAGATCTGAAATATAAAACCGAAGATGCCGGGGCAAAGAAATTTGTCGTTGAAAAATTTCTAGACTATAAAATGGTGGATTCCAAAACTGTTATCAGTCAAGTGCAAGAAATTCAGATTATCTTGCATGAGATTCTAGCTGAAGGCATGATTTTGAGTGAAACCTTTCAAGTAGCTACTGTTATTGAGAAGCTACCTCAAGGGTGGAAGGATTTCAAGAAGTATCTCAAGCACAAGCGCAAAGAGATGAGTATGGAGGACCTTATCGTTAGACTTCGAATTGAAGAAAACAACAGGGGTTCTGATTGCAAGGCAACAACTTCTATTGATGCTAAAGCAAATATTGTGGAGTATAAGCAAGGGCAAAACTCCAAAGGCAAAAAGCCAACTCGAAATCTTGGGGCAAAAGGGAAAATCTCTAAGCAGAAATTCCAAGGGAAGTACTTCAACTGTGACAAAAAAGGTCACAAGTCCACTGAATGTAAGCTTCCAAAGCAGAAGAAGCATGAAGCAAACTTGCTTGATAGAATCGAGGGAGACATGGAAAACATGAACCTGACTGCTATGGTCTCTGAAGTATATATCATAGGGTCAAATCCGAAAGAATGGTAG
- the LOC113690450 gene encoding dirigent protein 22-like, producing MASNSIKLYLLLILALVRCSKAELGELKETSMTIYFQDQYGGPNATVAQILPENPDGHLSFKKFGAIFCTDDLVTEGFDVSSTQVARAQGVYITSALDGSNTHVLVSIVFNNGEFKGSTLEVQGASAQFERVREVAVVGGTGKFRFARGYVTFETIHINSAANLAVIQCNITVLHY from the coding sequence ATGGCTTCAAACTCAATCAAACTCTATTTGCTGTTGATCCTTGCTTTAGTCAGATGCTCAAAAGCTGAATTAGGAGAGCTCAAGGAAACAAGCATGACCATATATTTCCAAGATCAATATGGAGGGCCAAATGCCACTGTAGCCCAAATCCTACCGGAAAATCCAGACGGCCATCTTAGTTTCAAAAAGTTTGGGGCCATTTTTTGCACTGACGATCTCGTAACAGAAGGCTTTGATGTAAGTTCAACCCAGGTTGCAAGGGCCCAAGGTGTGTATATAACCTCAGCATTAGATGGTTCTAATACTCATGTTCTGGTGTCAATTGTcttcaataatggtgaattcaagGGCAGCACATTGGAGGTACAAGGTGCTAGTGCTCAGTTTGAGAGGGTGAGGGAGGTGGCAGTCGTCGGCGGCACCGGAAAATTCCGGTTTGCTCGTGGATATGTTACTTTTGAGACTATTCACATCAACTCAGCAGCTAACCTTGCAGTTATTCAGTGCAACATCACAGTGTTACATTACTAA